A single Blastococcus colisei DNA region contains:
- a CDS encoding FAD binding domain-containing protein, translating to MIPAPFAYARPSTIDEALQAVASGGEDVKILAGGQSLIPVMRLRLAAPETVVDLTRVAELRGVRDDGDVIVIGAMTTHSDVLSDPLIARYASLIAEATETVADRQVRHRGTFGGALAHADPAGDLPAVALALDAEFVVAGLEGRRTVRASEFFVDYLTTALQEGELLVEIRVPKREGWGMHYEKFNRVAQAWSIVAVAAAVRMEGGRIAEARIGLTNMGPTPLRASAVEAALTGAEATAEAISAAAGRAGEGTTPSSDLNAQADYRHHLATVLTRRAVTAACGL from the coding sequence ATGATTCCCGCGCCGTTCGCCTACGCCCGCCCGTCCACGATCGACGAGGCGCTGCAAGCGGTCGCCTCCGGCGGGGAGGACGTGAAGATCCTCGCCGGTGGCCAGTCGCTCATCCCGGTCATGCGGCTGCGGCTGGCCGCCCCGGAGACCGTCGTCGACCTGACCCGCGTCGCGGAGCTCCGCGGGGTCCGGGACGACGGTGACGTCATCGTCATCGGTGCCATGACGACGCACTCCGACGTCCTCTCCGACCCGCTGATCGCGCGGTACGCGTCGCTCATCGCGGAGGCCACCGAGACGGTCGCGGACCGGCAGGTGCGCCACCGCGGCACCTTCGGCGGAGCCCTGGCCCACGCCGACCCGGCCGGTGACCTGCCGGCCGTCGCCCTGGCCCTGGACGCCGAGTTCGTCGTCGCCGGGCTCGAGGGGCGGCGCACCGTGAGAGCGTCGGAGTTCTTCGTCGACTACCTGACCACCGCGCTGCAGGAGGGGGAGCTGCTCGTCGAGATCCGCGTCCCCAAGCGCGAGGGCTGGGGCATGCACTACGAGAAGTTCAACCGGGTGGCGCAGGCCTGGTCGATCGTGGCCGTCGCCGCGGCCGTGCGGATGGAGGGCGGCCGGATCGCCGAGGCGCGGATCGGGCTGACCAACATGGGCCCGACCCCCCTGCGGGCGTCGGCGGTCGAAGCGGCGCTGACCGGCGCCGAGGCCACTGCCGAGGCGATCTCGGCAGCGGCGGGACGTGCCGGTGAGGGCACCACCCCGAGCAGCGATCTCAACGCGCAGGCCGACTACCGCCACCACCTCGCCACGGTGCTCACTCGCCGTGCGGTGACGGCGGCCTGCGGGCTGTAG
- a CDS encoding SRPBCC family protein — protein sequence MQLENSFTVPVPIDEAWRVLLDIERIAPCMPGAALDSVDGDDFTGRVKVKLGPINLTYQGKASFIEKDEAAHKAVIDARGKDQRGNGTAAAVVTAKLAAEGSITRVDVLTDLNITGRPAQFGRGVMTDVGNKLLGQFADKLAAQLGEGDAQGDADRAAAAEETAAQKAAATATGAVEEIAASAEQAAGNGAAGKAVKKAAAGTKKAAAAATDKVSATSATEPAKTAPAKKAAPAKKAAAARTAPVKAVPPLAGSAPAAADIAAVAAETAPAATAPAKKAPSGPPAGPTAPPTRPATGAPVRTLPPAGTHVVHPQEEPEPIDLLEVAGGAAMARYAAPAAGVAGVVLLVALLVRRRRRRR from the coding sequence GTGCAGCTGGAGAACTCGTTCACCGTGCCCGTGCCGATCGACGAGGCCTGGCGGGTGCTCCTCGACATCGAACGGATCGCCCCCTGCATGCCGGGTGCGGCGCTCGACTCCGTCGACGGTGACGACTTCACCGGCCGGGTGAAGGTCAAGCTCGGCCCGATCAACCTGACCTACCAGGGCAAGGCGTCCTTCATCGAGAAGGACGAGGCCGCCCACAAGGCCGTGATCGACGCCCGCGGCAAGGACCAACGCGGCAACGGCACCGCAGCCGCCGTGGTCACCGCGAAGCTGGCCGCCGAGGGCTCGATCACCCGGGTCGACGTGCTGACCGACCTCAACATCACCGGCCGCCCGGCCCAGTTCGGCCGCGGTGTCATGACCGACGTCGGCAACAAGCTGCTCGGCCAGTTCGCCGACAAGCTCGCCGCGCAGCTCGGTGAGGGCGACGCCCAGGGAGACGCCGACCGTGCCGCCGCGGCGGAGGAGACCGCGGCCCAGAAGGCCGCGGCGACGGCGACCGGCGCCGTCGAGGAGATCGCCGCCTCCGCCGAGCAGGCGGCCGGGAACGGCGCCGCCGGCAAGGCGGTCAAGAAGGCGGCCGCAGGGACCAAGAAGGCCGCCGCCGCGGCCACGGACAAGGTCAGCGCGACCAGTGCCACGGAGCCGGCGAAGACGGCGCCCGCGAAGAAGGCCGCACCCGCGAAGAAGGCGGCTGCGGCCAGGACCGCTCCGGTGAAGGCCGTTCCGCCGCTGGCCGGCTCCGCCCCTGCCGCGGCCGACATCGCAGCCGTCGCAGCGGAGACCGCCCCGGCTGCGACCGCCCCGGCCAAGAAGGCGCCCAGTGGCCCGCCCGCAGGTCCCACCGCGCCGCCGACCCGCCCGGCCACCGGTGCACCGGTGCGCACTCTGCCTCCCGCCGGTACGCACGTCGTCCACCCGCAGGAGGAGCCGGAGCCGATCGACCTGCTCGAGGTCGCCGGCGGGGCGGCGATGGCGCGGTACGCGGCACCCGCCGCCGGCGTCGCCGGTGTGGTGCTGCTCGTCGCGCTGCTCGTGCGCCGCCGTCGACGTCGGCGCTGA